One region of Pyramidobacter sp. YE332 genomic DNA includes:
- a CDS encoding DUF6305 family protein translates to MKKFTLAALLCASFLAFGAAAFADQPALPTVQQPVLLTPFGQSQDANAVKLMTKKYQVDYEMAVFAKDVDWTKYKTLFVVLGGSGKGLGAAGLDIPSELARCTELIAEAKKNNAYVVALHIGGPDRRGPNSAPFLTFAGDANFMIVREDGNADGYFTNLSTEKNVPMYTIQKTGDLRKIMPEMLK, encoded by the coding sequence ATGAAGAAATTTACGCTTGCGGCGCTTCTCTGCGCCAGCTTTCTCGCTTTCGGCGCGGCCGCTTTTGCCGATCAGCCGGCGCTTCCCACGGTTCAGCAGCCCGTCCTTTTGACCCCCTTCGGTCAGAGCCAGGACGCCAACGCCGTGAAGCTGATGACGAAAAAGTATCAGGTCGACTACGAGATGGCGGTTTTTGCCAAAGACGTTGACTGGACAAAGTACAAGACGCTGTTCGTGGTTCTCGGCGGCAGCGGCAAGGGGCTTGGCGCCGCCGGTCTGGACATTCCTTCCGAACTGGCCCGCTGCACCGAGCTCATCGCCGAAGCCAAGAAGAACAACGCGTACGTCGTGGCGCTCCACATCGGCGGCCCCGACCGCCGCGGTCCGAATTCGGCCCCTTTCCTGACTTTTGCCGGCGACGCCAACTTCATGATCGTTCGTGAGGACGGCAATGCTGACGGTTACTTTACCAACCTCAGCACTGAGAAGAACGTTCCCATGTACACGATTCAGAAGACCGGCGACCTCCGCAAGATCATGCCGGAGATGCTCAAGTAA
- the mdcA gene encoding malonate decarboxylase subunit alpha — translation MINHDTSRTWDTIKRDTDERLAAAAKIVGSGKVVAAEDAVALLEAVIRPFDRVNIEGDNQKQADFLAQCLCAVDPAKVHDLHMVQSVLTLPEHLDVFEKGIAKKLDFSFSGPQSGRIAELLGAGKLDLGAIHTYLELYGRYFLDLTPRVALVVADAADREGNLYTGFSTEDTPTIVEATKFRQGIVVVQVNEIVDRLPRVDIPADFVDFIVKSPRPFYIEPLFTRDPAKITDARVLTAMMTIKGIYAEYGIQNLNHGVGYDTAAIELLLPTYGEELGLKGKICTNWILNPHPTLIPAIESGWVKSVHSFGGELGMERYVAARPDVFFIGPDGSMRSNRCMSQVAGHYAIDAFVGATLQIDPYGNSSTATATKVAGFGGAPNMGCDSRGRRHSTAAWLKAGAEVGAQASAIGPDLHRGRRLVVQILNTVAKIRDTKNPGQFKEIPAFVEHLDAEKLMKNANLPIEPVMIYGDGLTHIVTEQGIAYLHRCRDIEERRAAIRSVAGKTPVGLQGSEEERRRMRELGIVKTPADLGIDAATATRDRLAAKNIMELVEWSGGLYDPPAKFLPGKEDLSRQ, via the coding sequence ATGATCAATCACGATACTTCCCGTACCTGGGATACGATCAAGCGCGATACTGACGAGCGTCTTGCCGCGGCGGCGAAGATCGTCGGCAGCGGCAAGGTCGTCGCGGCGGAGGATGCCGTCGCTCTGCTCGAAGCGGTTATCCGCCCTTTCGACCGCGTCAACATCGAAGGCGACAATCAGAAGCAGGCTGATTTTCTGGCTCAATGCCTGTGTGCCGTCGATCCTGCCAAAGTGCACGATCTGCACATGGTGCAGTCGGTCCTGACGCTGCCCGAGCACCTCGACGTGTTCGAAAAGGGCATCGCCAAGAAGCTCGATTTCTCGTTCTCCGGGCCTCAGTCCGGCCGCATCGCCGAGCTGCTCGGCGCCGGCAAGCTGGATCTCGGGGCCATTCACACCTATCTTGAACTTTACGGCCGCTATTTCCTCGATCTGACGCCCCGCGTGGCGCTGGTCGTGGCTGATGCCGCCGACCGAGAGGGCAACCTCTACACCGGTTTCAGCACCGAAGATACGCCGACGATCGTCGAGGCCACCAAGTTCCGTCAGGGCATCGTCGTCGTCCAGGTCAACGAGATCGTGGACCGGCTGCCGCGCGTGGACATCCCCGCCGATTTCGTCGATTTCATCGTCAAATCGCCCCGGCCGTTCTACATCGAGCCGCTGTTCACGCGCGATCCCGCCAAGATCACCGACGCCCGCGTGCTGACGGCGATGATGACCATCAAGGGCATTTACGCCGAATACGGCATCCAGAACCTGAACCACGGCGTCGGCTACGACACCGCGGCCATCGAACTGCTGCTGCCCACGTACGGCGAGGAACTGGGGCTGAAGGGCAAGATCTGCACGAACTGGATCCTCAATCCGCATCCGACGCTGATTCCCGCCATCGAGTCGGGCTGGGTCAAGTCGGTCCACAGTTTCGGCGGCGAACTGGGCATGGAACGTTACGTGGCGGCCCGTCCCGACGTGTTCTTCATCGGTCCCGACGGCTCGATGAGGTCGAACCGCTGCATGTCGCAGGTCGCCGGCCATTACGCCATCGATGCGTTCGTCGGCGCGACGCTGCAGATCGATCCTTACGGCAACAGCAGCACGGCCACGGCGACGAAGGTCGCCGGTTTCGGCGGCGCGCCCAACATGGGCTGCGATTCCCGCGGCCGTCGTCACTCGACGGCCGCATGGCTCAAGGCGGGCGCCGAAGTCGGCGCCCAAGCCTCTGCCATCGGGCCCGATCTGCACCGCGGCCGCCGTCTGGTCGTGCAGATCCTGAACACGGTCGCCAAGATCAGGGACACGAAGAATCCCGGCCAGTTCAAGGAAATCCCCGCGTTCGTGGAACATCTTGACGCCGAGAAACTGATGAAAAACGCCAACCTGCCCATCGAGCCCGTCATGATCTATGGCGACGGTCTCACTCACATCGTCACCGAACAGGGTATCGCGTATCTGCACCGTTGCCGCGACATCGAAGAGCGCCGGGCCGCCATCCGCAGCGTCGCCGGCAAGACCCCCGTAGGGCTGCAGGGCAGCGAGGAGGAGCGCCGCCGGATGCGCGAGCTCGGCATCGTCAAAACGCCCGCCGATCTTGGCATCGACGCGGCTACGGCGACCCGCGACCGCCTGGCCGCCAAGAACATCATGGAGCTGGTGGAGTGGTCCGGCGGGCTCTATGATCCGCCCGCGAAGTTCCTCCCCGGGAAAGAGGATTTATCCCGTCAATGA